From Phenylobacterium montanum, the proteins below share one genomic window:
- the hyfB gene encoding hydrogenase 4 subunit B, with protein sequence MPPAGTTTVLACVAALIALGVGSAPFGRRQATSPVVYGASAIFCLVAGAAALGALLARAAPDQAILPLGLPWTGARFRLDPLSAAFLIVIDLGGALASLYAVGYGAHEREPQRILPFFPVFLGAMNLVVLAADAFSFLVAWEVMSVTSWALVLAHHQDAENRRAAHLYLVMASFGAFCLLLGFGLLAGPGGGYAFDTMRAHPPGALIAGLVLVLAVLGAGSKAGLVPLHAWLPLAHPAAPSHVSALMSGVMTKVAIYAFVRIAFDLLGPPQDWWSVLVLVLGAATAVMGVLYALMQTDMKRLLAYSTVENVGIIFIGLGLALAFKAQGLVVPAALAATAALFHAFNHSLFKSLLFMGAGAVLGATGQRDLERLGGLIGRMPQTALVFLTGSVAISALPPLNGFASEWLIFQGVLVSPQLAVTALKFLVPAAGAMLALAAALTAAAMVRCFGTAFLGRPRSPQAAAARETDPWSLGAMFALAALCLVVGVLPGFVIDALAPAAALIVGGHMPDQVSQPWLSIVPIAESRSSYNGLLVLVFIAASAGLAALAIHRYASGKVRRAPAWDCGFPDPSPLTQYSAGSFAQPIRRVFGPAAFAAREIVEMPPPGDMRPARFIAVVRDRIWETLYAPIDLVIGRIADRLNRLQFLTIRLYLGLVFLALVGLLLVLAIWV encoded by the coding sequence ATGCCGCCGGCGGGAACCACCACTGTGCTGGCGTGCGTGGCCGCCCTGATCGCGCTTGGAGTCGGCTCCGCGCCTTTCGGCCGTCGCCAGGCCACGAGCCCCGTGGTCTATGGCGCCAGCGCCATTTTCTGTCTCGTCGCCGGCGCGGCCGCCCTGGGCGCGCTACTCGCCAGGGCCGCGCCGGACCAGGCTATCCTTCCGCTCGGCCTACCCTGGACCGGCGCCCGGTTCAGGCTGGATCCCTTGTCGGCCGCGTTCCTGATCGTGATCGACCTCGGCGGGGCGCTGGCCAGCCTCTACGCCGTCGGCTACGGCGCCCACGAGCGCGAGCCCCAGCGCATCCTGCCGTTCTTCCCTGTCTTTCTGGGGGCGATGAACCTGGTGGTGCTGGCCGCCGACGCCTTCAGCTTCCTGGTGGCGTGGGAGGTGATGTCGGTCACCTCCTGGGCCCTCGTCCTGGCGCACCACCAGGACGCGGAGAACCGGCGCGCGGCGCACCTCTATCTGGTGATGGCGAGTTTCGGCGCCTTTTGCCTGTTGCTGGGCTTTGGCCTCCTGGCGGGCCCCGGCGGCGGCTACGCCTTCGACACCATGCGCGCGCACCCGCCGGGGGCCCTGATCGCCGGCCTGGTGCTGGTCCTGGCGGTGCTGGGCGCAGGCTCCAAGGCGGGTCTTGTCCCGCTGCACGCATGGCTGCCCCTGGCTCATCCGGCCGCGCCCAGCCACGTCTCCGCACTGATGAGCGGGGTGATGACCAAGGTCGCCATCTACGCCTTCGTCCGCATCGCTTTCGACCTTCTCGGCCCGCCCCAAGACTGGTGGAGCGTGCTGGTTCTGGTCCTGGGCGCAGCGACGGCGGTGATGGGCGTGCTCTACGCCCTGATGCAGACCGACATGAAGCGGCTCTTGGCCTACAGCACGGTCGAGAACGTCGGCATCATCTTCATCGGCCTCGGCCTCGCCTTGGCGTTCAAGGCTCAAGGCCTGGTCGTTCCCGCCGCGCTCGCAGCCACCGCGGCCCTGTTCCACGCCTTCAACCACTCGCTGTTCAAGAGCCTCTTGTTCATGGGCGCGGGCGCGGTGCTCGGCGCGACCGGCCAGCGCGACCTCGAGCGGCTGGGCGGACTGATCGGCCGCATGCCGCAGACGGCGCTGGTGTTCCTCACCGGGTCCGTGGCCATCTCGGCCCTGCCGCCGCTGAACGGCTTCGCCTCCGAATGGCTGATCTTCCAGGGCGTGCTGGTCAGCCCGCAACTGGCGGTCACGGCGCTGAAGTTCCTGGTGCCTGCGGCCGGCGCCATGCTGGCCCTGGCCGCCGCCCTCACCGCCGCGGCCATGGTCCGGTGCTTCGGGACCGCCTTCCTGGGACGCCCGCGCTCGCCGCAAGCCGCCGCCGCCCGCGAGACCGATCCCTGGTCTCTCGGGGCGATGTTCGCCCTGGCCGCCCTGTGCCTCGTGGTCGGCGTCCTGCCGGGCTTCGTCATCGACGCCCTGGCGCCCGCCGCCGCCCTGATCGTCGGCGGCCATATGCCGGACCAGGTCAGCCAGCCCTGGCTCTCCATCGTGCCGATCGCCGAGAGCCGCAGCTCCTACAACGGCCTGCTGGTGCTGGTGTTCATCGCCGCCTCGGCCGGCCTGGCGGCTCTGGCCATCCACCGTTACGCCTCTGGCAAGGTGCGGCGCGCTCCGGCCTGGGATTGCGGCTTTCCCGACCCCAGTCCGCTCACCCAGTACAGCGCCGGCAGCTTCGCCCAGCCGATCCGGCGTGTGTTCGGTCCCGCCGCCTTCGCCGCCCGCGAGATCGTCGAGATGCCGCCGCCAGGCGATATGCGGCCGGCGCGCTTCATCGCCGTTGTCCGCGACCGGATCTGGGAGACGCTCTACGCGCCCATCGACCTTGTGATCGGCAGGATCGCCGACCGTCTCAACCGCCTGCAGTTCCTGACCATCCGTCTCTATCTCGGCCTGGTGTTTCTCGCCCTCGTCGGTCTGCTCCTGGTGCTGGCCATATGGGTGTGA
- a CDS encoding respiratory chain complex I subunit 1 family protein yields MGVIRDLSVQGLQMMLVLALAPLLTGWVRRLKARLLRRRGPPLLQPYRDLWRLMRKEVVLAHNASWLFRVAPYLIFAATWVAAALIPTFATGLLFSWSADLIAITALLGSARFFLALAGMDVGTSFGGIGSSREVMIASLAEPAMIMIVFSLALLAHSTQLSTVAGFMLSSNVGLRVTLAMALVALLMVAVAENGRIPIDNPATHLELTMVHEAMVLEYSGRHLAVLELASFLKLLLYISLIACVFVPWGLAPVGSGLAAAGIGLVAYLGKLVVAGAMLAIFETSMAKMRVFRAPQYLGAALMLGLLGALLLFVSRGGLR; encoded by the coding sequence ATGGGTGTGATCCGCGATCTTTCGGTGCAGGGCCTGCAGATGATGCTGGTCCTGGCTCTGGCGCCGCTGCTCACCGGCTGGGTGCGGCGACTGAAGGCGCGTCTGCTGCGCCGGCGCGGACCGCCGCTCTTGCAGCCCTATCGCGACCTGTGGCGGTTGATGCGCAAGGAGGTGGTTCTGGCGCACAACGCTTCGTGGCTGTTCCGCGTCGCACCCTACCTGATCTTCGCCGCAACCTGGGTGGCGGCGGCCTTGATCCCGACCTTCGCTACCGGCCTTCTGTTCAGCTGGTCGGCGGACCTGATCGCCATCACCGCCCTTCTGGGCAGCGCGCGCTTCTTCCTGGCTCTGGCTGGCATGGACGTGGGCACGAGCTTCGGCGGCATCGGCTCAAGCCGCGAGGTGATGATCGCCAGTCTGGCCGAACCGGCCATGATCATGATCGTGTTCAGCTTGGCCCTGCTGGCCCACTCGACCCAGCTGTCGACCGTCGCCGGGTTCATGCTGTCGTCGAATGTCGGCCTGAGGGTGACCCTGGCCATGGCCCTGGTCGCGCTCCTGATGGTGGCCGTGGCCGAGAACGGCCGCATTCCGATCGACAATCCGGCCACTCACCTTGAACTGACCATGGTCCATGAGGCCATGGTCCTGGAATATTCCGGCCGCCACCTGGCCGTGCTGGAGTTGGCCAGCTTCCTCAAGCTCCTGCTCTACATCTCGCTGATCGCCTGCGTGTTCGTTCCCTGGGGCCTGGCGCCGGTCGGGTCGGGCCTGGCGGCCGCCGGAATCGGTCTTGTCGCCTATCTCGGTAAGCTGGTCGTCGCCGGGGCCATGCTGGCCATCTTCGAGACCTCGATGGCCAAGATGCGGGTGTTCCGCGCCCCGCAATATCTGGGCGCGGCCCTGATGCTGGGCCTTCTGGGCGCCCTGTTGCTGTTCGTCTCGCGCGGGGGCCTCCGATGA
- a CDS encoding hydrogenase 4 subunit F, with the protein MTLFGLNAVHLALLIPALTAALLALSPGYRLSAWINSLAAFLTFLATASLFFSRPPVGLYLQVDDLSVVFIVLGAFVGFTTSLFSASYIAHEIEIGRLTPIRLRFYHAMYQVLMFAMNLALMSNNLGLMWVAIELATLTTVAMVGVYRTHEAIEAAWKYFILGSVGIALALFGTILVYVAAEPVVGQGLRGMVWTVLMTKVALFDPPLLNVAFVFLLLGYGTKVGLAPLHAWLPDAHAEGPTPISAVLSGLLLNVALYAVLRFKMLLAANHAALAPGPLMVTMGLVSLVFAGFMLYRRRDIKRLFAYSSIEHMGIIAFAFGMGGPLANFAGLLHMTMHSLTKSGIFFSVGHIAQVKASQRIDDIRGLTVTHPLLGWALVAGVLAIAGLPPFGIFTSEFLVVSSTFARQPWLAAPLVLGLLVAFGALLLRLQGLAFGEPSPGAAPVRASYLPMLAHLGLVLAAGLYFPPLLTAWFQHVARMLG; encoded by the coding sequence ATGACCCTGTTCGGTCTAAATGCCGTCCACCTCGCCCTGCTGATCCCAGCCCTGACCGCCGCGCTGCTGGCGCTGTCGCCCGGCTACCGCCTGAGCGCATGGATCAACTCCCTGGCGGCGTTTCTGACCTTCCTGGCGACGGCCTCGCTCTTCTTCAGCCGTCCGCCGGTCGGGCTCTACCTACAGGTTGACGATCTCAGCGTCGTATTCATCGTCCTGGGCGCGTTCGTCGGCTTCACCACCAGTCTGTTCAGCGCCAGCTACATCGCCCATGAGATTGAGATCGGCCGCCTGACCCCGATCCGCCTGCGCTTTTACCACGCCATGTATCAGGTGCTGATGTTCGCCATGAACCTGGCCCTGATGTCCAACAACCTCGGCCTGATGTGGGTGGCGATCGAGCTCGCCACCCTGACCACCGTGGCCATGGTCGGGGTCTATCGCACGCACGAGGCGATCGAAGCGGCCTGGAAATATTTCATCCTGGGCAGCGTCGGCATCGCGCTGGCACTGTTCGGCACCATCCTGGTCTATGTCGCCGCCGAACCCGTGGTCGGCCAGGGCCTGCGGGGCATGGTCTGGACCGTGCTGATGACCAAGGTCGCCCTGTTCGATCCGCCGCTGCTCAACGTCGCCTTCGTCTTTCTGCTCTTGGGCTACGGCACCAAGGTGGGCCTCGCCCCCCTGCACGCCTGGCTGCCGGACGCCCACGCCGAAGGGCCGACGCCGATCTCGGCCGTGCTCTCAGGCCTGCTGCTCAACGTCGCCCTCTATGCGGTGCTGCGCTTCAAGATGCTGTTGGCCGCCAACCACGCCGCGCTCGCGCCCGGCCCCTTGATGGTGACCATGGGCCTGGTCTCGCTGGTCTTCGCCGGCTTCATGCTCTACCGCCGACGCGACATCAAAAGGCTGTTCGCCTATTCCTCGATAGAGCACATGGGCATCATCGCCTTCGCCTTCGGCATGGGCGGACCCTTGGCCAATTTCGCCGGCCTGCTGCACATGACCATGCATAGCCTCACCAAGTCCGGCATCTTCTTCAGCGTCGGCCATATCGCCCAGGTCAAGGCGAGCCAGCGGATCGACGACATCCGCGGCCTGACGGTCACCCACCCCCTGCTGGGCTGGGCTTTGGTGGCGGGCGTGCTGGCGATCGCCGGCCTGCCGCCGTTCGGCATCTTCACCAGCGAGTTTCTGGTGGTCAGTTCGACCTTCGCGCGCCAGCCCTGGCTCGCCGCGCCGCTGGTCCTCGGTCTTCTGGTCGCGTTCGGCGCGCTTTTGCTGCGCCTGCAGGGCCTGGCGTTCGGCGAGCCTTCTCCGGGGGCGGCGCCGGTGAGGGCTTCCTATCTGCCGATGCTGGCCCATCTCGGTTTGGTGCTGGCGGCCGGCCTCTACTTCCCGCCCCTGCTCACGGCGTGGTTCCAGCACGTGGCGAGGATGCTCGGATGA
- a CDS encoding hydrogenase large subunit — protein MTGLADAHPPWSAILVDEPGWRAAMEALAAGELTLVSLWGEPGMVHMALSRAHGESVILDLPCPEGRYPSVGAAHAPAIRLERALFDLHGLVADGAVDTRPWLDHGQWEVRHPLGAAAPSTGPAPYAFLPVEGESLHQIPVGPVHAGIIEPGHFRFTANGETVARLEARLGYAHRGVDGLMAGAALDRAAQLAARVCGDSTVAYSLAFARAVEAALGFEAPPRAAWLRALLAEMERLANHLGDIGAICNDAAFSLMLAHCGVLREQVLRTAKVVFGHRLMMDCVVPGGVSVDLDVTGEALVRDLVRTIRERFPTLVELYDETAALQDRTVSTGIVPRELVQRFAAGGYVGRASGRTFDARRDFPYAPYDRFTFKVAVREEGDVNARVWVRIDEVDESLSLIEQILGESPTGPVHVNPPSGSGEGTALVEGFRGDILAWVRILKGRIERAHLRDPSWFQWPLIEACIEGNIVADFPLCNKSFNCAYAGCDL, from the coding sequence ATGACGGGACTGGCTGACGCTCATCCGCCGTGGAGCGCGATTCTGGTCGATGAGCCCGGCTGGCGGGCGGCCATGGAGGCCCTGGCGGCGGGAGAGTTGACCCTGGTCAGCCTCTGGGGCGAGCCGGGCATGGTCCACATGGCGCTGTCCCGCGCCCACGGCGAATCGGTGATCCTCGATCTGCCATGCCCAGAGGGCCGCTACCCCTCGGTAGGGGCAGCGCACGCCCCGGCTATCCGGCTCGAACGGGCCCTGTTCGACCTGCACGGCCTCGTAGCGGACGGCGCAGTCGACACGCGGCCCTGGCTCGACCATGGCCAGTGGGAAGTCCGCCATCCGCTCGGCGCAGCCGCGCCCTCGACCGGGCCCGCGCCCTATGCGTTCCTGCCGGTGGAGGGCGAGAGCCTGCACCAGATCCCGGTCGGGCCGGTCCATGCCGGGATCATCGAGCCAGGGCATTTCCGCTTTACCGCCAATGGCGAAACCGTCGCCCGGCTGGAAGCGCGGCTCGGCTATGCGCACCGGGGCGTGGACGGGCTGATGGCGGGGGCCGCACTGGACCGCGCCGCCCAGCTCGCAGCCCGGGTCTGCGGCGACAGCACCGTGGCCTATTCGCTCGCCTTCGCCCGCGCTGTCGAGGCGGCGCTCGGATTCGAAGCGCCACCCAGGGCGGCTTGGTTGCGAGCTCTGCTGGCGGAGATGGAGCGGCTGGCCAACCATCTCGGCGACATCGGCGCAATCTGCAACGACGCGGCGTTCAGCCTGATGCTGGCTCACTGCGGCGTGCTGCGCGAGCAGGTCTTGCGCACGGCGAAGGTCGTTTTCGGTCACCGGCTGATGATGGACTGCGTGGTTCCAGGTGGCGTGTCCGTCGACCTGGACGTGACGGGCGAGGCCCTGGTCCGCGATCTGGTTCGCACGATCCGCGAGCGCTTTCCCACTCTGGTCGAACTCTATGACGAGACGGCGGCGCTGCAGGACCGAACCGTCTCGACTGGGATCGTGCCCCGTGAGTTGGTCCAACGCTTCGCCGCTGGCGGTTACGTCGGGCGAGCTTCAGGACGCACGTTCGATGCGCGGCGTGACTTCCCCTATGCCCCCTACGACCGGTTCACCTTCAAGGTCGCAGTCCGCGAGGAGGGCGATGTCAACGCCCGGGTCTGGGTCCGTATCGACGAGGTAGACGAGAGCCTGTCGCTGATCGAGCAGATCCTTGGCGAGTCGCCAACCGGTCCGGTCCATGTGAACCCGCCATCGGGGTCCGGAGAGGGGACAGCCCTGGTCGAGGGCTTCCGCGGCGACATCCTGGCCTGGGTCAGAATTTTGAAGGGTCGAATCGAGCGCGCCCACCTGCGCGATCCATCCTGGTTTCAATGGCCGCTGATCGAGGCCTGCATCGAGGGCAACATCGTCGCCGACTTTCCCCTCTGCAACAAATCGTTCAATTGCGCCTATGCGGGGTGTGACCTCTGA
- a CDS encoding NADH-quinone oxidoreductase subunit B family protein, which produces MALTRLLTKGLFSRPLTEPAPPIEEAALKRLGERLDVAARLRLGRSLAIRQVDAGSCNGCELEIHALSNAFYDLERFGLRFVASPRHADVLLVTGPVTLNMREALLRTFDATPEPKWVVSVGGCALDGGLFAGSYACAGGVGAVLPVDAHIPGCPPAPEALLGGLIALIEANTRRSGSNR; this is translated from the coding sequence ATGGCCCTGACACGCCTCCTGACCAAGGGCCTGTTCAGCCGCCCACTGACCGAGCCGGCGCCGCCGATCGAGGAGGCGGCGTTGAAGCGGCTTGGCGAGCGCCTGGACGTCGCGGCCCGCCTCCGGCTGGGGCGCAGCCTGGCCATCCGCCAAGTCGACGCCGGCTCCTGTAACGGTTGCGAGCTCGAGATCCACGCGCTGAGTAACGCCTTCTACGACCTCGAACGGTTCGGCCTGCGCTTCGTCGCCTCGCCGCGGCACGCGGACGTGCTTCTAGTCACGGGCCCTGTCACACTGAACATGCGCGAAGCGCTGCTGCGGACCTTCGATGCGACACCGGAACCGAAATGGGTGGTCAGCGTCGGCGGCTGCGCACTCGACGGCGGCCTGTTCGCGGGGAGCTACGCCTGCGCGGGCGGCGTCGGCGCCGTTTTGCCGGTCGATGCGCACATTCCAGGCTGCCCGCCGGCGCCCGAGGCTCTGCTCGGCGGCCTCATCGCTTTGATCGAAGCGAACACCAGGCGATCCGGCTCGAACCGCTGA
- a CDS encoding DUF983 domain-containing protein yields MAVNPFLTGLMCRCPNCSEGPLFSGYLKVFDRCEACGADLSKADSGDGPVVFILLIVGAIGCGGLLFTQIALNWPIWLELVVWLPLIAILTLGALRPFKGVLIAMQFHNRASEARIDNRPDV; encoded by the coding sequence ATGGCCGTCAATCCCTTTCTGACCGGACTGATGTGCCGGTGTCCCAATTGCAGCGAAGGTCCGCTCTTCAGCGGTTACCTGAAGGTGTTTGACCGGTGCGAAGCCTGCGGGGCAGATCTCTCGAAGGCCGATTCCGGGGACGGTCCCGTCGTCTTCATCCTCCTAATCGTTGGGGCCATCGGCTGCGGCGGCCTCCTGTTCACCCAGATCGCGCTCAATTGGCCGATCTGGCTGGAGCTCGTGGTCTGGCTTCCGCTTATCGCGATCCTGACACTCGGAGCGCTGCGCCCCTTCAAGGGCGTGTTGATCGCCATGCAGTTTCACAACCGGGCCTCAGAGGCGCGAATCGACAATCGCCCAGACGTCTGA
- a CDS encoding alkylphosphonate utilization protein: MQVRDAVGNLLADGDGVTVVKDLKVKGANQTLKRGTVIKSIRLTGDAQEIECRHEAIKGLVLRAEFVRKLKPD, encoded by the coding sequence GTGCAGGTCCGCGACGCAGTTGGCAACTTGCTGGCCGACGGAGACGGCGTGACGGTGGTCAAGGACCTGAAGGTCAAGGGCGCCAATCAGACGCTGAAACGCGGGACAGTCATCAAATCCATTCGTCTGACTGGCGACGCACAGGAAATCGAGTGCCGGCACGAAGCGATCAAGGGCCTGGTGCTCCGCGCCGAGTTCGTCCGCAAACTCAAGCCTGACTGA